One genomic segment of Mytilus galloprovincialis chromosome 5, xbMytGall1.hap1.1, whole genome shotgun sequence includes these proteins:
- the LOC143074438 gene encoding uncharacterized protein LOC143074438 has product MNTLTPSGLSARNRTSIKVFNINVQKIPNDDSVNSAAIGVGTGLAVIILILGAASVFFFLYRKRRMAKRKENSNSKVYESEFDKPRQTSGVDNHLYNELQDLKSDGKQQNKSSERCSNTYEEFGEVKSSANDNIYENLKISTNEIQIHQKDTNLYVNLELKPSTRT; this is encoded by the exons ATGAACACTTTAACACCATCTGGGTTGTCTGCACGGAACAGAACTTCAATAAAAGTTTTCAACATTAATGTTCAGA AAATACCAAATGATGACTCAGTAAACAGCGCTGCGATCGGAGTAGGAACGGGATTGGCTGTTATCATATTAATATTAGGAGCTGCAAGTGTATTCTTTTTTCTGTATAGAAAACGTCGAATGGCAAAAAGAAAAG AAAACAGCAACAGCAAAGTATATGAATCAGAATTCGACAAACCCAg ACAAACGTCCGGAGTAGACAATCATTTGTATAATGAACTGCAAGATCTAAAATCAG ATGGTAAACAGCAGAACAAAAGTTCAGAAAGATG CTCGAACACTTACGAAGAATTTGGAGAAGTCAAGAGCAGTGCGAATGATAATATTTACGAAAACCTGAAAATATCAACAAACG agATACAAATACATCAAAAAGATACGAATTTATATGTAAACCTGGAACTAAAACCTTCAACAAGAACctag
- the LOC143077049 gene encoding uncharacterized protein LOC143077049 encodes MMNACIYSWIFGLYLLVLEAYSSAYILTTSSDKATTGIDFNFTCYFSSIEYDLTISRDNAFECSFRRHCRLYRYNENFTCTCSDTTVTLTVPGTFDIETLHGSQWICKDYYYGERSNEVLLNVNVPIKQVKLKAIPNDMNPIDILSGSNQQFTCTTGEGRPSSRIHWFMSGVNITDDAVVKPNTCNQGCNGKVISSSVLIYIGHITDIGKTIYCTASNLDETSVRSQDKTLNILFKPVILEIPDYNITEGSNLNIDPTINANPDPISVWWTRQNKPEFIYHGRNLTIRGIQRVSSDNYTCHAMNTITAQGHPTKNRSSEEIFNVNVQCK; translated from the exons ATGATGAATGCCTGTATCTATTCGTGGATTTTCGGTTTATATTTACTTGTACTTGAAGCATATTCATCAG CATATATATTGACAACATCCTCTGACAAGGCTACTACTGGAATCGACTTTAATTTCACTTGCTATTTCTCTTCAATCGAATATGACCTAACTATATCAAGAGATAACGCATTTGAATGTAGTTTTCGAAGACATTGCAGATTGTATCGTTACAATGAAAACTTCACGTGTACTTGTAGCGATACAACCGTCACCTTGACTGTACCTGGAACATTTGATATAGAAACCTTACACGGATCTCAATGGATATGTAAAGATTATTATTACGGTGAACGCTCAAATGAGGTGCTGTTAAATGTCAATG TTCCGATTAAACAAGTCAAGTTAAAAGCAATTCCAAATGATATGAATCCAATAGACATTTTGTCTGGTTCAAACCAGCAGTTTACTTGTACAACTGGCGAAGGTCGACCGTCATCAAGGATCCATTGGTTTATGTCTGGTGTGAACATAACTGATGATGCTGTTGTTAAGCCTAATACGTGCAATCAAGGATGTAATGGCAAAGTGATATCATCAAGTGTTTTGATATACATTGGTCATATTACTGACATTGGGAAGACAATTTACTGCACAGCTTCTAATTTAGATGAAACAAGTGTCCGATCACAAGACAAAACGTTGAATATCTTAT TCAAACCAGTCATTTTAGAAATACCAGATTACAACATTACAGAAGGGAGTAATTTGAACATTGACCCTACAATAAATGCCAATCCAGATCCTATATCTGTATGGTGGACACGTCAAAATAAACCCGAATTCATATATCATGGTAGGAACCTTACAATAAGAGGCATCCAAAGAGTGTCTAGTGATAACTACACGTGTCATGCTATGAACACTATAACAGCGCAAGGACATCCAACGAAGAATAGATCATCCGAGGAAATATTTAATGtcaatgtacaatgtaagtaa